In Kwoniella dendrophila CBS 6074 chromosome 7, complete sequence, the following proteins share a genomic window:
- a CDS encoding arginine-tRNA ligase → MANLAPESAIPEKYQLHSISLDGEEIPGCDPKRSPIDGFKLAVAELVSKQFDEKISKIYPAVEMNKKGTDFSVAIVRFKKGKPADLKVWADKVVDNFKPSAYLSSCSTPDNKFLFFQLNKDSFNYHLLRHISLTNEECIANPTNHTLAYGTTNEGQGKHMLIDFSSPNIAKPFHAGHLRSTIIGTVISNLYEANGWKVTRLNYLGDWGTQYGLLSIGFDKYGNEQELLEDPIHHLFQVYVRINNAKAEQKERLDAGETIPEEDQIHFQAKKVFKAMEDGEPTAIAQWARFRDLSIEKLKGTYEKLNVHFDVYWGESQVSTESMEWVTQEAIKKGLTCEDRGALLVDLTKYKMDKAIIRKADGTTIYLTRDLGGLKDKYEKYKFDKHIYVVQAAQSLHFNQLFKTAELMGLEFADKLQHISFGLVRGMSTRKGTVVFLEDMIEEATETMHEQMKSNEAKYAQVEDPLGTSAIIGTTAVKIQDMAGKRINDYDFDMQRCTSFEGDFGPFIQYSHVRLCSVQRKNPNILPPASINEIDISLLNEQKVNDIMYHLSTYPNVIKNALNQNEPSQIVTWCFKLSHLVGTAWETIKVTGAPSEEIAKARLFFYIQTRIVLANAMKLLSLTPIERM, encoded by the exons ATGGCAAACTTAGCTCCAGAATCAGCTATTCCAGAGAAATATCAATTacattcaatttctttagatggtgaagaaataCCAGGATGTGATCCAAAAAGATCACCTATAGATGGATTTAAATTAGCTGTAGCTGAATTAGTTTCAAaacaatttgatgaaaaaatttcaaaaatttATCCTGCAGTTGAAATGAATAAAAAAGGAACAGATTTTTCTGTAGCTATAGTTAGAtttaaaaaaggtaaacctgCAGATTTAAAAGTTTGGGCTGATAAAGTCGTTGATAAC TTCAAACCTTCCGCATACCTTTCATCATGTTCAACACCTGATAACAAATTCTTATTCTTCCAATTAAA TAAAGATTCATTCAATTATCACTTACTCAGACATATATCATTAACAAATGAAGAATGTATAGCAAATCCAACAAATCATACTTTAGCTTATGGCACAACAAAtgaaggtcaaggtaaacATATGTTAAttgatttctcttcaccAAACATCGCAAAACCCTTCCATGCTGGACATCTTAGATCAACAATTATCGGTACAGTTATAAGTAATTTATATGAAGCGAATGGTTGGAAAGTTACTAGATTGAATTATTTAGGTGATTGGGGAACACAATATG GTCTCCTTTCAATTGGTTTCGATAAATACGGTAACGAACAAGAATTACTTGAAGATCCTATTCACCACCTTTTCCAAGTCTACGTTAGAATCAACAAtgctaaagctgaacaaaaagaaagattggaCGCAGGTGAAactatacctgaagaagatcaaatacattTCCAAGCTAAAAAAGTGTTCAAAGCTATggaagatg GCGAACCTACAGCTATAGCTCAATGGGCTCGATTCAGAGATCTATCTATTGAGAAACTCAAAGGTACATACGAAAAATTGAATGTCCACTTTGATGTGTATTGGGGTGAATCACAGGTTTCAACAGAATCAATGGAATGGGTAACTCAAGAAGCAATAAAGAAAGGTTTAACATGTGAAGATAGAGGTGCATTATTGGTCGATTTAACAAAATACAAGATGGATAAAGCTATTATTAGAAAAGCAG ATGGAACAACAATTTACTTGACTCGagatttaggtggattaaaagataaatatgaaaaatataaatttgataaacatATTTACGTTGTTCAAGCTGCACAATCATTacatttcaatcaattattTAAAACTGCAGAATTAATGGGATTAGAATTTGCAGATAAATTACAACATATTTCATTTGGTTTAGTTAGAGGAATGTCAACAAGAAAAGGAACTGTTGTTTTCTTagaagatatgattgaagaagctacTGAAACAATGCATGAACAAATGAAATCTAATGAAGCTAAATATGCTCAAGTTGAAGATCCATTAGGTACATCTGCTATAATCGGTACTACTGCTGTtaaaattcaagatatgGCTggaaagag AATAAACGATTACGATTTCGATATGCAAAGATGTACATCATTTGAAGGAGATTTCGGACCATTTATACAATATTCCCATGTCCGATTATGTTCAGTTCAAAGaaaaaatccaaatataTTACCACCAGCCtcaataaatgaaattgatatttctttaTTGAATGAACAAAAAGTTAATGATATAATGTATCATTTATCAACTTATCCAAATGTAATTAAAAATgctttaaatcaaaatgaaccTTCACAAATTGTTACTTGGTGTTTTAAATTATCACATTTAGTTGGTACAGCATGGGAAACTATCAAAGTTACAGGTGCTCCTTCAGAAGAAATTGCAAAAGCTAGATTATTCTTTTATATTCAAACTAGAATCGTTTTGGCTAATGCTATGAAATTATTAAGTTTAACTCCAATTGAAAGAATGTAA